From the genome of Tachysurus fulvidraco isolate hzauxx_2018 chromosome 14, HZAU_PFXX_2.0, whole genome shotgun sequence:
atttctctcTGGTCGTTAATATGTAaggatttattctttaattaaaaaaatcccagTTGTTTCttgtaagttttattttttactttaaacctTCCAAGGTGTAGCTCAAAGCCTTAAAGAGTTACTCAGTTCAATTAATCAGTGAGATAAAaggctgtaatgtaaatgtcatcACCGATGTAATGTTACAGCGAGGACCGATggtaggaaacacacacacacacgtccgtGATCTTGTGTGAATTCTCTGACTGATTTGTATCATCGTGTATGTCCCGTTAGAACTGACCGTGTGTACAGCTCACTCACACTCCTCACTCTTTATCGCATGTGCGATCTTTATAGCCCCTCACTCAGCTCCACCCTGTATTCGAGTAGCGAGCTTCAGGATTGTTAGCACCGACCCGAGGATAGCTTTTAAAGTGCTCGTGTCAGAGGAAAGATGGATTGGAGTGAAGCTCTGCAGCTGGAGTGAAGCTCCGAGGCTCAGAATAAACAGGCGTTAGTGAAAGGAGAAGTCAATAAAAGTGATTAATCATCAGAAGCTCTTAActgatgactgtgtgtgtgtgtgtgtgtgtgtgtgtgtgtgtgtgtgtgtgtgtgtgtgtgtgtgtgtaaagaaacTCCAGGTTACAGTGTGGTGTGGAGACACCGTGACCCTGCGGATTGCCCCTCGACTGGAAATCCAGTTCTTCACCTCTATCTGCCCGACTACCGCATCGACCCCAGGTTATTACTCACCTTTATGCCACAGCACTATaaaattctggattctgattggtcggatgGTTTCCGTGGCAGCAGCCCTGACAGTAGTGCTGATTCACATGTGCACCAATGCCTTaattaaaatcaatcaatcaattagtcaatcaaacaatcaataCTGCGGAGTTCAAATACTGTTACCTagcaatgcaaaaaatatagaaataaaaaatttctgTGGTAATTTTGCATGTTAACTGTTCAGTACAGTTTTACTTTGTACAAGATTTGATGAAAACAACGACAGAGCAGCATTACAGTAaatcagtagtgtgtgtgtgtgtgtgtgtgtgtgtgtgtgtgtgtgtgtgtgtgtgtgtgtgtgtgtgttacgtcCTGTCTGATCGAGAAGAATCGTTTATCGCTAACGGTAACGGCAAAACGAGCTTAAATAAAAAGGCATTATTTGAGGTTTATGAATTTTTGAATTTTACTTCTGATTCAATTTTTCTCAGACGAGTGTAAATAAGTGGAGACGAAAGAGTGAAGTTGTCTCTGTAACGTCCTGGTTGTGTGACAGCATTAGCGAAGAATGACACAAGGGCTAAAGTTAGCGCAGCGACGCTCGTTTAAGCGGACCGATGAAATCCTTGCGAGCTCCAAATTCTCCAAGAATGAAGTGTTTACATCATGTCCATCATTATCTCGCTGTGTGTTAAATCTGCTCCGACCCCAGACCCTGCTGAGGGATTTCTCCATACCCCGGCTGTCATACCTAACCACGGTTACGAGGCAGCTGGTGGTATTTATCTTTGAGGTAGAGGCAACACATGGCATTGTGGGAACTCCCTGCACTCCGCTGGTGCTCTGGGGATATCTAGtgacatctcatctcatctcatcgtCCAGCACAAATCCCTCCAGCTCAGAGATGGATGTCCAGCTGCCCTGGAAATCACGTTAGCGCCGACACGGCTACATCACCCACGAGGCCTTAACGTCATTTCAGATTTTATTACTGATAAAACAGGCAGGAGTCACGGCGGTACAGCGAGAGTCGTTTGTCTTAATCAGATAATCAGTAGAAACGTTTCATTTGGCTGAAATGCACTCGATCAGACGGGACGTGTTTCGTGTCCCGTGTTAATGCGTCTCCGTGGAAACAAAATACAGGGAAAAAAGTCTATAAGGAAAAATGTTTGGTTTAAAGTTGAGCTCAGTTAAATGTCACGTGTTAAAGGTACGTTCTTGTAAGTTATAACCTCAAAGGGTTATCGTTAAAGTGAGAAAAAAACGATACGAGTGAAGAGGCGGAGTTAATGTTCTCATCTCTTACGTATAAATTTTATGTAAAATCATACAGAATTCTGTCATGTTATGTGATTATGAAGTTATGGGTTTGTGTATGTAATGActttatttatgcaaaaatCAAACGTGGGGCGGAGCTTATGTACGTTCCTGAACTTATGACTTAATTCACAGTTAAGACGAggagcagaaataaataaataaatacattaaaataaatatgggggcacggtggcttagtggttagcacgttcgcctcacacttccagggttgggggttcgattcccgcctccgccttgtgtgtgtggagtttgcatgttctccccgtgcctcgggggtttcctccgggtactccggtttcctcccccggtccaaagacatgcatggtaggttgattggcatctctggaaaatctctggtgacccgagaagttcggataaagcagtagaaaatgaatgaatgaaaaataaataaataaataatacagacgATGTACAGAAACACGATGGCGTGAGATAGTGTAATCTCTAGAGTGTAAATCTTctagtgtttatatttacaaaGTCGTTTTCTGAATTAGTTTTCAACAACCTATGGTCTTGGCTGATTTTTCTGGTGTAAAGTAGAAAGCGTGTAAATCTGATTCGTTTTGAATCTGTCGACTTTTATACATAGACTTTCAGCAGCTCTGAGAACAGATCGTTACGCTCCTCAAGCCTCCGGCTCTCTCAGCAGTGTCTTTAACACATAGATTAGACATCGCTCTGTTTCACCAGACCAGATGGGTTTAGACCTGTTTGTGTGGTGGTAAAGTGGCAGCTCGGTGGGTAAAACATTGGACTAGAACTGAAAACACTGTGAGAGGCCACAGAGCTGCCATTACTTTTAATGTCCTTAATCcacaactgctcagttgtataaatgtcattaatgtcGTAAAGGCGTCGGCCGAATGCCGTGAACGTAAATAAACACAACGATCAATTAACAACGTTGTTTCCCAATAGGAAAGAAACAGACGAGGCGTCGGACGCCGAGACGGATCAGAAAACAGGGGAGATTCGAAGTCAACCACAGGAAAAAGAAGGAGCAGCTGATGTCCTGGAAGACGTCATGACGACGGAGACGGGAAGTGAGCAAAAGTGTAATGTGGAAGAAAACGATGAAAGACGACGAAGCGGTCAGAACGAGCTCGACGAAATAGAAATGAACAAGCGAGGTGGTGTAAGAGAGGAGAGTCCTGATGACATCACTCAGGAACCGGGAGAGAAACGTAGCACTGAACATTCTGGAAAGTCAGACGATAGAAATCAATGTGCAGCAGATGTTTTTAAGGAAAGACCTAAAGCCCCAGATGTGAAGTTAAAATCTAAAGACAGAAActcaggacaggacaggacgcGGAGGCCGACTCTCCCAGCATCGGCTTTATTTATCCCGGGCACGCTCGGACGCACACGCTCTTCGCCATCGTCATGTATGCTCCCACCTTTTTACGGTTCGTCGTTTGGTCACAGCATCAGAACCCCTCATACCCCGGAACGCCATCGAGCCAAAACACACCTCGCCGGATCCTTCAGCTTCGACAAAAGAGCCATAAAATCCGTGACCCAAAAACCTCCGAGCTGGGACAGTACAGGAAATCGACTCGTGTTCAAAACAGAACCCAGAGGAATAACAGGGCCCCGCCCCAAAATATTGAGCTGTGAGCGGTGGGGGCCTCTGCCTCGTAAAACCAAAACCACCAAGACGTTCGTGTGGGGGCCTCGAGGGCCCCAGgagagtaagagtgtgtgtgagctacaCGCTCGGACCAACAGGTGGAGGGGGGAGGACTGATCCGGTGATGTCATGTTTCTGTGGATTTATGATACCTGTTATCATTATCATTCATAATGAATAGCCGATGGGTTGCCAGAGCTGTAATTTTTACAAGGTCAACGtgaaaaagtcaaataaatacaaatatatcgAATgggtttatgtaaatatatacatatacatgacAAGTGCCGTGAGACAGTGTAGATGAGGTGCAGAGACATATTTTAGAAAGAGACATAGATTAGAAAGAGGAAAATTGGTTAatggatgaaaaagaaaaagaaaggaaagtttagccatgctgaaaaaaaaaaccatgaaaTCTTTTGGTTACTTTCAGTCATTTGTGAGGGATGGACGGTTTTTATTGAGATCTGGCAACCGTAAACAGAGCTGTAACACTGTTTCTGTGCGACTTGCATTTGAGGGACAGAGGACAGGACAGAGCTAATGTTTATCTTATATGTtacatgctaaataaataaataaacaaatagacagatagacagacagacacatatgtAACGCTCCACATTCACAATACAAAAATGAAAAGCTTTAAATGAGACGatgggaataaaaacactgagaaacagAGTGTGTTTTACTAAAACAGGATCGTTTGACACAAAGTGGAAGTGTAAATCAACCAGTGGAGAAAATGTACATGGACACAGTAATAAATAGATTAAGAGATGGAATGATTCCATAACTGCATctgtagggagagagagagagagagagagagagagagagagagagagagagagagagagagagagagagagagattgatgaggagagagaaatgaacatagtaatagaattgaattgaattgaatgtggcTGCGGTTTGGTGTAAATGTCCTGAAGGCCTGCTGTTGGAAGATGAAGAAAATGTCACAAGAGATCAATTCATTGATGAGGAAAAAGAAATGAGCatagcatttaatttaattaagagtactgtgtgtgtgtgtgtgtgtgtgtgtgtgtgtgtggagagagagagagagagagagagagacgcacacacaaacacacacagtcactcacacacacacacacacacatacagtcaatcacacacaaacacacacagtcactcacacacacacgcacacacattaacacacacagtcaatcacacacaaacacacatacaaacacacacacacacacacacacacacacacacacacacacacacacacacacacacacagagaacccccacacacagtcaatcacacacacaagcacacaaagtcacgcacacacacacacacacacacacacacacacacacacacacacacacacacacacacacacacacacacacacagaacccccacacacagtcaatcacacacacacaagcacacacagtcacgcacacacacacaaacacacagtcactcactcacacacacacacacacacacacacacacacacacacacacacacacacacacacacacacacacacacacacacacacacacacacacacacacacacacacacacacacacacacacacacacacacacacacacacacacacggctggtTTACGTTATCAGCCCAGATGTGATCTGAGCTCATGagcacacatgtacagtataaggcTTTATACAAGTAGCCGTAATTATGGCACACAGATGTTCTCGGTATTTTACAGATGTTGCTTTCTCAGggagtgaaaaataaaagcGAGACTTGATGGAAACAAAGATAATAAAACGTCTTGGCGTGACAGGGAGAAGACACACAgatatgtggtgtgtgagacTCTGATGTGGTGAGTCACAAATCACAGGCAACGAATCAAATGTGatatgattcactgattcactggtGACTTACAGCGGGGAGTAAATAAGGTGTAAAGTGCATGGTGTTGTtcctgtgtttattacagtatgaACTCATATTACGGTATTTTAGGACGAAACGGTGGAATCTGCTGACACCTACAGGCTGAAGTCCTCCTGCTTCCTGCCCTCACACTGGGTCTGCAGTGGGGTTATTGggactaacaacaacaacaacaacaacaacaacaacaacaacaacaacaacaacaacaacaacaacaacaataataataataataataaaacagtaataataataataataataacaaaatcaGCTCAGCTACCCAATCCGTcctcaggagactacagagggtggtccggactgctgagcaaatcattggcacaactctccccactctccaagacctgtacttctccagagtgagcaaaagggcaaagacaatcactctggacccctcacatccagcacactcactcactctggacccctcacatccagcacactcgctcactcaggacccctcacatccatcacactcactcaggacccctcacatccagcacactcgctcactctggacccctcacatccatcacactcactcactctggacccctcacatccagcacactcactcactctggacccctcacatccagcacactcactcagaacccctcacatccatcactctcactcaggacccctcacatccatcacactcgctcaggacccctcacatccagcacactcactcactctggacccctcacatccagcacactcgctcactctggacccctcacatccatcacactcgctcaggacccctcacatccagcacactcactcactctggacccctcacatccagcacactcgctcactcaggacccctcacatccagcacactcactcactctggacccctcacatccatcacactcactctggacccttcacatccatcacactcactcactctggacccctcacatccagcacactcgctcactctggacccttcacatccatcacactcactctggacccctcacatccatcacactcactcactctggacccctcacatccagcacactcactcactctggacccctcacatccatcacactcactcactctggacccctcacatccagcacactcactcactctggacccctcacatccatcacactcactcaggacccctcacatccatcacactcactctggacccctcacatccatcacactcactcaggacccctcacatccatcacactcactctggacccctcacatccatcacactcactctggacccctcacatccatcacactcactcactcaggacccctcacatccatcacactcactcactctggacccctcacatccagcacactcactcactctggacccctcacatccatcacactcactcaggacccctcacatccatcacactcgctcactcaggACCcttcacatccatcacactcactctggacccctcacatccatcacactcgctcactcaggacccctcacatccagcacactcactcactctggacccctcacatccatcacactcactcaggacccctcacatccagcacactcactcactctggacccctcacatccatcacactcactcactcaggacccctcacatccatcacactcactcaggacccctcacatccagcacactcactcactctggacccctcacatccatcacactcactcactcaggacccctcacattcagcacactcactcaggacccctcacattcagcacactcactcaggacccctcacatccagcacactcactcactctggacccctcacatccatcacactcactcactcaggacccctcacattcagcacactcactctggacccctcacatccatcacactcactcactcaggacccctcacattcagcacactcactcaggacccctcacattcagcacactcactcaggacccctcacattcagcacactcactcaggacccctcacattcagcacactCCTTCttcgaactgttgccatctggtcgacgctacataataataataataataataataataataataataataataataataataataataataataacaataataataataataataaaagaaaataataaaaaataataattaataacaataacaacactaataataataataataataataataaatattaataatacataagaacaaaacaaatctcACACATCACAAAACCTGTGTTTAATTAtcttacatttctatataattacataagaaaatataaacactACAGGATACATTAAACACTcttgtcttttttaaaaacatttaataatattttaattaatgtgtAGTTTCACATTTAATGCATCATTTTAGTTATCTTCtggttttaatgacatttttacTTGCATATGATAATCAAtagttgatttatttattaatttgtatttatattttatttttaatttgcctTTATTCGGCACTTCTATTATTAAGGAAATGtcagaattattaataattatctcTATTATTAAGGTTTAAATCGagactatttatatattttgtttcttttctgtatttgtacattaaattattaatcATGTTAAAATTAACccactttattatttaatgtactttATTTATAACTTATTATTTTCGGTTCGATAACAAACGTCATGTGCAGGAAACGGAAGCAACAGTCACATGCACTTCCGGTTCCGCTCTGGCAGCGGCGCTGTGTGGAGATGCTCGGGTTCGGAGAAAGGTGACGTTACGTGTTCGCACCTGACCGAGCAGCGCGAGCGCAGAGGAGACTCTCACCGTGAGACACAGCACCGGGAGCGCGAGACTCTCACCGTGAGACACAGCACCGGGAGCGCGAGACTCTCACCGTGAGACACAGCACCGGGAGCGCGAGACTCTCACCGTGAGACACAGCACCGGGAGCGCGAGACTCTCACCGTGAGACACGCAGCAACACCGGGAGCGACCTGCAAcctgagagagagcgcgtgcgtgtaagtgtgtgtgtgtgtgtgtgtgtgtgtgtgtgtgtgtgtgagtgagagagacacagagagagggtgtgaaagagtgtgagtgagacagagtgtgagagagagacagagtgagagagagagacagagtgtgagagagagacagtgtgagagagagacagagtgaaagagagacagagtgtgagagagagacagagtgagagagagacagagtgtgagaaagacagagtgtgagagagacagagtgtgagagagagacagagtgagagagagacagagtgtgagagagacagacagagtgagagagagacagagtgtgagagagacagacagagagagggagagacagagagagagagagagagagagactgagagagagtgagtgggtgagagagagagagagagagagagagagagaggtcgcTCGCTGGTCGTCATGGCGAAGAACACGATGTGGTCGCGGTTCCGGGGCCTGGACATCGACCAGTACGATGAGAACCGGTTTGTGGATGAGAACGAGGACGCCGGCGAGCAGCAAGGGCCAGACGGCGCCGAGGTGGACGCACTCATCAGGCAATATCCTACACGTGTACGAGCGGCGTGTAACGTCATGCAGGAGGGTCGCTCGCGCGCTCACGCGTGTTATATGTTTACTTTTGTATGTTAACCAACACCTGCAGTTGTGCGAAGGCTTCTGTTTGTTTTCCGATAACGGCACgtgctgaagtgttttattcctcttatacctcaGTAGAGAGTCACGAGCTCCTGTTCTCTCTGTCATAGCGGCTACAAACAATCGTTTCTCTTAAAGTCAGCAGGAGAAGTGGGTTACCATAGCAACCTGGCTGTTAATATGGGaattaagtttgtgtgtgtgtgtgtgtgtgtgtgtgtgtgtgtgtgtgtgtgtgtgtgtgtgtgtaatcatatTGTTGTACTTGTTTTTGGGACTACATTTGGCTTTGTCTTGGTTTGACCTCAAAACATCCTCCGGTGTTCCTGTGTTGCAGGAGCAGAAATGTGGTTCATCTGGGTGCTCGTGAGAACCGGTTTGTCTTATTAAcctaaaaacaaatgcaaaacagtgtgtgtgtgtgtgtgtgtgtgtgtgtgtgtgtgacacataATCACACAACCGTAGACTTTTGTGTCGTCGTATTTAACCTCCCGTTTTTGTAATCGTCAAGTTCAGGAAAAAGCACCCGATCGCCGTCCGTCCCGATCTGAAGCTGTTTACGTTTTAGTTAAACACCCAGCTGTAGACCGTAATGGGGAACCAAGTAAATGTAACTCAGCGGCTGTTCAGGCAGAACGAGTTCCTATAGTCAAGGTTTCTGTCATTCCTCACACACCATTCCTGCCGTTACTGTCGTCTGACGTCAGCTCTGTGCTCCAGACGGCCTCCAAAAAGCGTTTCGTTATTCCAGAGTATCAGCTACAAGtcctgtgtgtgacagagcgctggtactggagactccttctgcaGATAAACATTTACTCCGTGTTGAGATTTCATtgtctaaaaatgtttttcgGTGTAACTGAaagtggccacgcctccttcactgtgactgacagacacagtggccacgcctccttcactgtgactgacagacacaggggccacgcctccttcactgtgactgacagacacaggggccacgcctccttcactgtgactgacagacacaggggccacgcctccttcactgtgactgacagacacagtggccacgcctccttcactgtgaccgACAGACAcagtggccacgcctccttcactgtgactgacagacacagaggccacgcctccttcactgtgactgacagacacagtggccacgcctccttcactgtgactgacagacacaggggccacgcctccttcactgtgactgacagacacagtggccacgcctccttcactgtgaccgACAGACAcagtggccacgcctccttcactgtgactgacagacacagaggccacgcctccttcactgtgactgacagacacagtggccacgcctccttcactgtgactgacagacacaggggccatgcctccttcactgtgactgacagacacaggggccacacctcctttatgactgacagacacgggggccacgcctccttcactgtgactgacagacacaggggccacgcctccttcactgtgactgacagacacaggggccacacctccttcactgtgactgacagacacaggggccacacctccttcactgtgactgacagacacaggggccacgcctccttcactgtgactgacagacacaggggccacgcctccttcactgtgactgacagacacaggggccacacctccttcactgtgactgacagacacaggggccacgcctccttcactgtgactgacagacacaggggccacgcctccttcactgtgactgacagacacaggggccacgcctccttcactgtgactgacagacacagtggccacgcctccttcactgtgactgacagacacaggggccacgcctccttcactgtgactgacagacacagtggccacgcctccttcactgtgactgacagacacaggggccacgcctcctttatgactgacagacacaggggccacgcctccttcactgtgactgacagacacaggggccacgcctccttcactgtgactgacagacacaggggccacgcctccttcactcggtgttaattaaaaacatcTGTCAGTACAATAGAAATACAGCCAGTGTTTATAACTTTGTCTTTAAGACGGAAACCGAGAGGAAACGACACCGAGGGGCAATAAACGAGGACCCGACTAGCTAAAACCCGCCGGTTGTTCGGTTTAATCGCAGTCAGGAACACGACGTCTATAAAACTAACTGTGCTGAGACACGAAGGCGGATCTTTTCTCCTTCTGCTTTCCTTAACCGACTGTAATGTACAGGAGACATGATGACGGCGTTCCACGTGGCTCTGAAGAACCCGCCCATCAACTCCAAAAACCCAGCGGTGAAGGTAACGagctgctcctcctcctcctcctcctcctcctcctcctctatcTACACGCACTCGTTTTTCTTACAAAAATTAAGTAAACAATTTAATTCCAGTCGCATTTTCAGAAGCTTTCTTGTTGAAGAACAGAACTTCCAGGACACACTATTAGCCCGTTGTGGGCGGAGCTTGTCCTTTTAAACGTCGCCGATTGGTTCGAACCGATCTTTCACTCAGTTTTGAGAGACCTGTAGTAAGGAAACGATGGGATAAATATAACCTTACACTATACAGTAAACACCTTTAAAAAATACCtgcaaaaaaatttataataataaaaaaaattttaattaaaaaatgaataaaatgatttattattctattttttttaaatctgaaaatagCACAGGACAAATAAATTCTTTGGCTAAttataaaagcatttttttaaagctgtggTTTTAGCGACATGGCGGCGGCTTCCAACGAAGCGGTTTGTTCTCGGACACGTGGAAGTGATGGAGCTTCGacatactgtgttgtgtgttaatttgggttagatttttttttcccgctCTGATATAAATCCCGTTTCTTTTCTGAAGGCAGAAGGACGACAGCTGGTGTACAAACTCGGGACACATTTAAAGAAGGGACACATTTGTCCTTTTATGATTGTCATAAACCGGTAAACGAATTCCGTTCGGAGCCGGACGGCGAGCAGACACACGCATGTCGGTCATGTAGACAAAACTTAAtaatactgtaaaaataaatccagaaagTTAAAAATAGGACTGAATGGTGTGAGTAAAAGAGAAATAGTTTAATttataaaagatttttatttaaactttagtGAATTAAACAGTTAGACCACAGCACACGTTACTGTTTATTCAGTGCTGTCTATGGACACAacagcattctctctctctctctctctctctctctctctctctctctctctctctctctctcactctcactctctctcaggaACGTGCCCAGGCCGTGG
Proteins encoded in this window:
- the LOC113663934 gene encoding uncharacterized protein LOC113663934 isoform X1, which encodes MQHPNDGVPCDRGCSSTTSWSFSVSQGLHLHVSDRTTASSSKALRKYDFRLLTPSTGGTFHRRGLAASGTSSSVTQKGRSLMACGRRCVLSLRPGRCGNKTEKQKSKEAEESEGGKSAADGMVDESRKAGEEKKRARSCVARTRATVTSDARPSTAPAHTRAGRSDINSLEETPGYSVVWRHRDPADCPSTGNPVLHLYLPDYRIDPRKETDEASDAETDQKTGEIRSQPQEKEGAADVLEDVMTTETGSEQKCNVEENDERRRSGQNELDEIEMNKRGGVREESPDDITQEPGEKRSTEHSGKSDDRNQCAADVFKERPKAPDVKLKSKDRNSGQDRTRRPTLPASALFIPGTLGRTRSSPSSCMLPPFYGSSFGHSIRTPHTPERHRAKTHLAGSFSFDKRAIKSVTQKPPSWDSTGNRLVFKTEPRGITGPRPKILSCERWGPLPRKTKTTKTFVWGPRGPQESKSVCELHARTNRWRGED
- the LOC113663934 gene encoding uncharacterized protein LOC113663934 isoform X2, which produces MQHPNDGVPCDRGCSSTTSWSFSVSQGLHLHVSDRTTASSSKALRKYDFRLLTPSTGGTFHRRGLAASGTSSSVTQKGRSLMETPGYSVVWRHRDPADCPSTGNPVLHLYLPDYRIDPRKETDEASDAETDQKTGEIRSQPQEKEGAADVLEDVMTTETGSEQKCNVEENDERRRSGQNELDEIEMNKRGGVREESPDDITQEPGEKRSTEHSGKSDDRNQCAADVFKERPKAPDVKLKSKDRNSGQDRTRRPTLPASALFIPGTLGRTRSSPSSCMLPPFYGSSFGHSIRTPHTPERHRAKTHLAGSFSFDKRAIKSVTQKPPSWDSTGNRLVFKTEPRGITGPRPKILSCERWGPLPRKTKTTKTFVWGPRGPQESKSVCELHARTNRWRGED
- the arpc5la gene encoding actin related protein 2/3 complex, subunit 5-like, a, whose amino-acid sequence is MAKNTMWSRFRGLDIDQYDENRFVDENEDAGEQQGPDGAEVDALIRQGDMMTAFHVALKNPPINSKNPAVKERAQAVVMRVLTSFKSSDIEPAVKSLDKNGVDLLMKYVYRGFEKPSDNSSAILLQWHEKAFAVGGLGSIVRVLTARKSV